The Fulvitalea axinellae genomic interval GACAGAAGCCGTGAGGAAACCCGTCTTCGCCTGTTGGACTTCGGCGACAAGAAGCATACTTCTATCGCCAAAACAGTGGCTTGGCCCGCGGCTATAGCGGTAGAAATGATTCTGAACAAAGAGCTGGATGTTCCCGGAGTTCATATCCCCCTTATCAAAGAAATCTACGAACCTGTGTTGGACGGATTAGCCAAGATGGGAATAGAGATGACTGAGGAAACGAAAGAGGTGGCGTTGGCTTGAAAGATCTCACTCCCTCTTTAAGGATATAATAAAAAAAGGGCCTCATAATGTTGTGAAGCCCTTTTTCAATACAAAAACTATCCATTAAGAAATGGATATGGTTTTTTAAAATTACCCGAAAATAGTGTTAAGAGTGGCGGCCAAACGCATTCCGCCTTTACGCAACTGACCTTCGAGCGTATCCAGATGTTCGTAAATATATCTGTAAGAAAGTTTTCCGTTACCGATGTTGTAAATCGCTGGACGGTAAGAGATGTTCTCCTTTACCCAATCGTCAATATTGTCGTTTTGCCACTGCTTTTTCTCAGCTTTTGTATAGTGGTCCAGTTTATTGGCGTATTCGGTATAGCTAAGCTGTTGCTTGTCGATAATACCCGAATCCCAAACGCGGTGAAGATTTGATTTTCTCCAAAACCACTCAACTTTCACATCGTTGGCGCCCCTGTCAGTGCCGTTACCTACGTGCAAAGGCTGGTGAACATCACCCATCATATGCACCAGGCCCCTCAGCGCAAATTTTTTCTCTTCCAAAGTAGCCGTTTCCGAAGCCAAAGTCTTCTTGAAACGCGCTATAGCCTCAATAATGTCGCCACAAGAATCTTTCTCCACTTCCGCATAAGTCTTTCCGTCCGGGATGGTAGCGTAATGCCAGCAATGGGTATGGTCGTACTTCGAATCCGACTTAATAAAATCGAACCAGTTTGAAGCGCCGGCCAAATCCTCATCTCCCAAAATCTTTTTCACTTCCTTCGCAGCTTTTTTAGAAAGATGCCTCTGCGCCAACTCTCCAATTACGCGATGGCCTGTCTGTCCCCAAGCCCAAGCGCTCTGAGCCGCAAATACCAACGCGACTACCCACAATAGTTTTTTCATCGGAATAATCCTTTACTCTTAAACAATGGCAAACGCCGTTCTCTTGACCAAAAACGTTTTCCCCCTGCGGTTCGTCTGTCATGTATAAACAAAGTGGCCGATACGGATAGGAAAACAAAAAAAGTAAAAGCCTTATCGTGTAATTAAAATATAGATAAGAACAAGGCTCAACCCTTTGAAGCAAACTTATGGCTTTATTAAATACCAGTCAAGAATCGTTTGTCATGGTAGCAGTACGTATGAAAAATAACATCTAGGCGATTATAAAAAAACAACACTAATAATATGTAATGAATTACCGTTAATATGTATATCTCCGATAGAGAAGTCTCATTTAAAGCTCGCCAAAAGCAGTGTTATAACGAACATTTGCCACTCCACGCGCCATTAGCCCATGTTCTTTTCTGAGTTCATTTTCAAATCCCACAAATAACAAGTTATAGTAACCGTTATTTGCAAGTGTAGCTTTGGATCGTTCTGCTTCTCCGATATTTGCGCTCATGAGTTGTTCTTCTATATACTCTTGCATTTCCATAAAATACCTGAAGGCAT includes:
- a CDS encoding S1/P1 nuclease, with the protein product MKKLLWVVALVFAAQSAWAWGQTGHRVIGELAQRHLSKKAAKEVKKILGDEDLAGASNWFDFIKSDSKYDHTHCWHYATIPDGKTYAEVEKDSCGDIIEAIARFKKTLASETATLEEKKFALRGLVHMMGDVHQPLHVGNGTDRGANDVKVEWFWRKSNLHRVWDSGIIDKQQLSYTEYANKLDHYTKAEKKQWQNDNIDDWVKENISYRPAIYNIGNGKLSYRYIYEHLDTLEGQLRKGGMRLAATLNTIFG